In Rattus norvegicus strain BN/NHsdMcwi chromosome 3, GRCr8, whole genome shotgun sequence, a genomic segment contains:
- the Olfm1 gene encoding noelin isoform X2: MSVPLLKIGVVLSTMAMITNWMSQTLPSLVGLNTTRLSAASGGTLDRSTGVLPTNPEESWQVYSSAQDSEGRCICTVVAPQQTMCSRDARTKQLRQLLEKVQNMSQSIEVLDRRTQRDLQYVEKMENQMKGLESKFRQVEESHKQHLARQFKG; this comes from the exons ATGTCGGTGCCGCTGCTGAAGATCGGGGTCGTGCTAAGCACCATGGCCATGATCACCAACTGGATGTCCCAGACGCTGCCCTCGCTGGTGGGCCTCAATACCACCCGGCTCTCGGCCGCCAGCGGCGGGACGCTGGACCGCAGCACCGGC GTGTTGCCCACCAACCCCGAGGAGAGCTGGCAGGTGTACAGCTCTGCCCAGGACAGTGAGGGCAGGTGTATCTGCACGGTGGTCGCCCCCCAGCAGACCATGTGTTCACGGGATGCCCGCACAAAACAGCTGAGGCAGCTACTGGAGAAG GTGCAAAACATGTCTCAATCCATAGAAGTCTTGGACAGGCGGACTCAGAGAGACCTGCAGTACGTGGAGAAGATGGAGAACCAGATGAAAGGCCTGGAGTCCAAGTTCAGGCAGGTGGAGGAGAGCCATAAGCAGCATCTGGCCAGGCAGTTCAAG GGCTAA